TCATATCCAATTGTACCAGAAGTTGGAATCCCTTTGCCGGCAAGATTTAATCTTGTTTCATACAACTTATCTTTAGGAACTTGAATTGTTTTTCCGTTGTCTTCAATCTTATAAGGAACTTTTTGTGTGTTTAAAAACTCAATTACTTTTGAAGCATCATCAGAAGTAAGATCTGAATAAAGAGGTGAGTACGTTGGTTCATTAAGAAAAGTTAAAAGTACTATTAAAAGTATTGTTGTTAAAACTGCTGATCCGCCAATTAGCACTTTCTGTTGTAGTGAAAGTTGATTCAGCAGCGACATTACTGCATCAGTAGGTTTTTTACTCATAGTGGTTATACAGACATTCTGGTTAATTCACGATACATATCAACTGTTTTGTTTCTTATTTCCATCAACAGTTCTAAACTTGTTTTAGCTTTTTCTCCGGCAATCATTACATCGTGTATCTCAATTGAATCACCGTTAATAAAACTTTGTGCTGATTTTGAAGCATCAATTTGAGCCTTGTTTACATCACCAATAAAATCGGTTAATAAATTTCCAAACTCTGCGCCCGGAGCCTTTTTTAAATCTTGCTTAATTAATAATGAAGGCAGATTACCGCTAATTGATTCTATTGCCATTTTATCCTCTCCTATCGATGTTTGTTCCTACAGAAATACCGTTCATTCTACCTGATTTTTCATAATAGTAATATTCCATAATTTCATTTTGCTTTGCCGGATACATTTCTGCAAAAAACTTTTTCTCATCCGGATTTATATTTTCGCTCAATTCCATTGCGGCATTATTAAGATTTGCTTTACTGCTTTTGGCATTATTTAATCCATAAGCCGAATAGTTTCCAATTGAGTTCAAGTTAACAGCCATAGTTTATCTCCTATATCTCCAATGAATCTTTTGCCATTTGTTTTGATGAATTGAATGCAGTAAGATTTGCTTCGTAACTTCTAGTAGCCGCAATCATATCAATCATTTCAGTAATTGTATTGATGTTTGAAAGTTGAACATAACCATCTTGATTAGCATCCGGATGTTCAGGCATATAAACAATATCGCCCTGTGTGGAGTCATCTTTAATATCAAACTCTAATCCGTTCTTTTGTGGTGAATTAATTTCAAATGTTGATGGTGCGGTTATATGATTTGAGTTAGTTGAAGAAAGTTTTATCGTACTTTTCATATCATTAAAAGTATCGTTGAACGGTATATCATTCTGTTTAACAGTTAAAATTTTTCTATTGATTGGTTTACCGTCTTCAGTTCTAACAGTATTTCCATTAGCAAGATTTTCAGCGATAAGATTCATCTTCTTTCGCTGGATACTTAAGCCTTTGCCGCTTATTCCAAATCCTAAAAAGTTATCACCGATTTTCAAAATTTACCTCCGCCTTTAATTACGTTTTGTAATCCTCTGTAATAATCCCCAATTTTTCTGGATGCAAATCTGAACTGAATTGAGTTTGCAGCGAGTTCAGACATTTCTCGATCGATATCAACATTATTAATTCCAGACACATTATCTAAAGAATTATCTTTTGAAATTTCAAATTTAGGTTTGCTGTTTTGATTCAGCCTTAAGTGTTTTGGATTTGTAGCTCTCATTTGTCCCATATTTTCGGAAAGGATGGATTTAAAATCCACATCTTGTCTTTTGTAATTTTCAGTTCCGATGTTTGCAATGTTTTTACTGATTACTTTGTTCTTGGTTGAACAATAATCAATAAATTTCTCTAACGATTTTATACCCGATGATTGCATATTCTTTAGCTTTTTTGAAACCGAAAAGACAAGAATAGTACCAGTGAAAAACAAGCAGAATTGAGTTTATTTGAAGAAAATTGAAAGGTAATTGGCTAAAAGTAAACAGTTGTCAGTTATTACTCAGAGTAGTCTAATGTTAACGATTTTGTTTGTCCGCAAGAACAAATAAATTTTATTTCTTTGATATTGTCTTCAGCATCTTTAGTTAATACAATTTTAATTCCTTCGGCATGATCTTCTTCAAAACAAATTTTTGAACTGCCGGAAACTTGAACATCCTCAGCCTTTATTAAGCTGGATTTTCTTGAACCATTTTTACAAGTAACTGAGTTAAATATCGCTTCTTCCATTAAATCGTTCATATTGCACAAGCCTTATTTATTGCGTTTGCTATACTTTCAAGCGGTAAAATTAAATCAGCATAACCCGCATCCACAACAGCTTTGGGCATACCGTAAACCACACAAGAATCTTCATCCTGCGCGATTGAATAACCGCCTTTCATTTTTAATTCCTTAATTGCATCAGCGCCGTCTCTTCCCATTCCGGTCATTATAACCCCGAGCGCATATTTGCTATAAACTTTAATTACAGAGTTCATCATCACATCAACCGATGGGCGATGAAGCGTATCAGATGGTGTGTCTGAAATTGAAATCATTGAATGATTATTTCCTGTTTTATCAACTGTCATATGAAATCCACCTGGAGCAATGTAAACAACACCACCTCTAACTATTTCTCTGTCTTCGGCTTCTTTAACTTCAACTTCACTAAGTCCGTTTAATCTTTCTGCAAGCGATTTAGTAAATTTTGGCGGCATGTGCTGCACAACGAACATTGGTATCGATAGTTTTTTAGAAAGATTTGGAATAACTTTTTGAAGTGACATTGGTCCGCCAGTTGAAACACCAAGAGCAATTGCACGATAACCAATTTGCGGAATTGACTTGTTTGAGTGATCCTGCTTAGATGCTGCGGTTGCTGAAGCATTACGGTTAAAGTTAAGGTTTTGTATTCTCTGTAATCTTAAACTTAAAGATCTTTGACTTACAATAGCTTTTACTTTGGCTACAAGATCTTCTTTAATTTTTATAATGTTAACATTTACAAAAGAGAGTTCTTTCGGAATAAAATCAACGGCCCCATATTCTAAAGCTTTTAAAGTATCTTTAGCACCTTCAGTAGTAAGTGAACTTACCATAAGAACAGGTGTTGGATGTTCTTTCATTATTTTTTGAAGTGCGGTAAGTCCATCCATTCTCGGCATTTCAATATCCATCGTAACAATGTCAGGCATTTTGGATTTAACCATTTCAACACCCTCAATACCATCTCTTGCGGTTGCTACTACTTCAATTTCACCGGTGCTTTCAAGCATTATGGATAATGATTTTCTCATAAAAGCAGAATCATCAACTACAACAGCCTTTATTTTTCTTGCCATTTTATTTTTCAGCTATGTGAAGTAATTCGTTAACATCAACTATCATCACAACAGAACCATCGCCCATAATTGTGGAGCCCGCTATACCCTGTACTTTGCCAAAATAATTTCCGAGAGATTTGATAACAACTTCTTTCTGTCCGATTAAACTATCAACCTTAATGCCGTATCTTTTTTCTGCAATACCAACCACTACCACATACTGCCAAATTCTATTTTCATCTTTTTCTTCAAATCCAAAAAGTACTTCTTCAACCGAAACCAATGGGAGTATACTATCGCGCATTTTAATTACAGGTTTTTGATTTACAGAATAAATGTTTTCTCTATGTACTCTCAATACTTCTAACACAGTGTTTAATGGTATTACGATTGACTGATCTTTAACTTTTACAATCATTCCAGAAATTATAGCCAGTGTAAGTGGAAGCTTTATGATAATTTTAGTTCCAACTCCAACATTTGATTCTATATTGATTATTCCCCGCAGTTTTGTAACATTAGTTTTAACAACATCCATCCCAACACCGCGTCCAGAAATATTTGTAACAACTTCAGCCGTTGAAAATCCCGGAAGGAAAATTAGATTTAAAATTTCTTGTCTTGTTAATTCTTTTGCACGATCTGCAGAAATTAATCCTTTTTGAACAACTTTAGCTTTAATTACTTCAGGATCAATTCCTTTTCCATCATCTTCAATTGTAATGATAATGTTGTTGCCTTCGTGTTCAGCAGATAGTGTTAGTGTTCCTATTGGATTTTTACCATTTGCTTTTCGTGTTTCCGGGCTTTCAATTCCATGATCCACACTATTCCTTACAAGATGCACAAGTGGATCATTAATTTCTTCAATCAAAGTTTTATCTAATTCTGTTTCTTCACCTTTTATAACAATATCAATTTGCTTTTTTGCATCTCGGGAAAGATCACGTACAAGACGAGGAAACTTGTTAAACACTTTTCCAATTCTGATCATTCGTGTTTTCATTACAACCAGCTGTAGTTCGTTTGTCATCAAATCTATTTGTTTTGTTACATCAAAAAGATCACGTGAAAATTTTGTTCCTTCATTTTCAAGAGCAAACTCAGAGTTTACCTGTGCTAACCTGTTTCTGCCAAGCACTAATTCAGAAACAATATTTAACAGCTCATCCAATCGTTCAACATCAACACGAATTGAATTTTCAATTTTCTTAGACGTGTCTTGTTTTGATTTATCCGGACTAACAGATTTGATTTCAACTTGCTGTAACTCATGGTCATCATCATCATCAGACTCTTCAACATTTTTTTCAGTATTTAGTTCATCCAATACAACTTCGGTCGCAATTTCGTTAATTCCATTTTTTAATTCAGTTTTTGCTGATTTTTTTCTTGACTTTTTTGCTGATTTTTTCTTTACATCTGCAACACCGCCATTTTCAAGAACACTAATAAGATCAGTTAATTCTTTAATCGTATCATCAACGTCAATATCCTCATTCTGAAATTCTTCAATACTGTACAGAAGAGATTTCATTTTATCATAAGCCAAAAGTAATGCATCCATTATCGTTGCGTTTAAACTTACTTCAAGCTTACGCAGTTTGTTAAGAATATCTTCGCCTTTGTGTGTAACACCTGTAAGCTTATCAAGTCCAAGAAAACTTGATGTTCCTTTTATAGTATGAAAATGTCTGAATACACAGTTTAGCAATTCATTATCATCCGGTCTTTTTTCCATTTCAACCAGATCAACATCTAATTTTTCAAGAATCTCTTTTGTTTCAATTATAAAACTCTCAACGATTTCCTTCATATCCGGATCGATGAGCATCGGGTTTTGATTTGCTTTTGCCATATTAGTTAAACAATTTATCTATTTCTGCTTGAGATGCAGTTTCCATCTCTTTGTTAAAAATTGAATCAGCTTCTTGCTGCGGCAAAACTGATTTTGAATAACGCGCATTCGGATCAAATGATGCACCTTCGGGTATATTAAGAGAATCATGATCGTTGATCTTTGTATTATCAAAATCTTCAATCAATGAACCAAGTTTATCCTGCACAGATTCTATCAAATGATTAACTGTTGCCAATTGCTGTGATGTTATATCTTGAACTTGAAGTGATAGAGCAATACTGTTCGAATCATTTTTCATTTTTCCAACTTGAAGTAAAAGCTTACCGAGTTTCTCAGAACTGCTGTTTTTCTTAAGAAAATCCTTTATGAATAAATCAGCATCTTGCCTGTTTAGCATTGGAATCAAGCTTAAAAGAAAATCTTCTTTATCTGTTTCTTTTGCTAAAATATCCACCATAGTTTTTTCTATGTCAGTTAAATCATTATTAAGTGAATCAACAAGATCTAAAATTTCTGTTGTAGCCATCTCTGTGGCGCTTGTAACATTTTGAATTTGATTTTTTACTTTTGGAATTTTGGAAGTACTATCAGCAATAGATTTGTTTATGTTTTCTAATAGAGGAACTGTTTCCTTCATAAACTCGCCAAGACTCTGAATGATTGGGATGAGTTTTTCACCATATATAAATACTTTTTTTAAATCATTAAGTTTTGAAAAAAGCTGCGTCATATTTTCTGATTTAATCATTAGTTTGCTCCTACATTACTTGCAAGTATCTGATCAATTTTTTCTCTAAGTATCGCTGGTGTAAATGGTTTTACAACGTAGTTATTTACTTTTGCTTTTAGCGCTTCAATAATATCATCTTTAACACCTCTGGTGGTTACCATTAAAACCGGAATCTTTCCCATTTTTTCATCAGAGCGTATTGCTTTAATCAATTCAAGACCAGAAAGAACGGGCATGTTCCAATCTGTAATAACAAAATTTAGGGTATCATCGGCAGCAAGTTTTAGAAGTGCATCTTTGCCATCACAAGCCTCTGCAAAATCTTCATATCCAAGATTTTTTAAAGAGTTTGCGACTATTCGACGCATTGTTTGTGAATCATCTACAATTAAAAATTTTAAGCCCATGGTTTTCTTTCTAGTTTAAAAATTTTGATACTTCGTATAAAACTCTTTTTGAATCAAATGGTTTTAACAAATATGCATCTGCACCACATTGTATCCCTTTTTCAATATCCTCATTTGCAGATAGAGAAGAAAGTATGATAATGGGTATTTCCTGATAGTCCTCATTTGAACGAATAGCTCTAATTAATTCAAATCCGTCTATGTTAGGCATATTCAAATCTGTGATAACAAGATCAACCTGCTCGGATGGTAAAACCTCTAATGCCTGCATACCATCAGCAACTTGAATTATTTCATATCCTTTAACTTTTAAAGAGATCGATACAAATTTTCTTATTGTCGGTGAATCATCCGCAACAAGAATAACTTTCTTCATTTTCTAATTACTCCTTTTTATATCCAATGGTTTTAGGAAAACTTGTTAGCTTAAATGATTTTGATAAACCATGCAATGTTTCTGAATACCCGATAAACAAGTAACCACCTTTTAACAATGAATTATATAAATGGTTTATTACTTTTATTTTAGAAGTTTGATCAAAATAGATAAGAACATTTGCACAAAAGATTACATCAAAATTTATCATCGTTCTCATCTTAAGTCATCATAAAGATTAAGCAATTTAAAGTAAGCCATATCTTTTATTTTAGGATCAAGATCAAATGAAGCGTTGTTTGTTTTAAAATATTTCTTAAGATAATAAACTGGCGTGTTTCTAACTGAGTATTCTTTATACGATGCGCGTCTTGCAGTATCAACAACCGCGTTACTGATATCAGTACCAACAATTTCAAATTCTATATTTGGATATTTAGGCCGGATTAGATCATTAATCATCATAGCGATAGAATATGCTTCTTCTCCACTTGAAGATGCCGCACTCCAAATCTTTATTTTATTTTTTCCTAATTTTTCTTTTGATGTAATGATTTCGGGCAGAATAGTAGTAACAAGAGCATCAAGTTGCGGCTGGTTACGAAAGAAAAACGTTTCGTTAATTGTTATAGCTTCGTAAAGATATTTAACCTCAGCAGTGCCGGAAGGGTTAAACTTTACATAATCAAAATATTTTTCAAACGATTCAATTCCTAAATGAGTTATACGCTTCTGTAATCGGCTTTCGAGTAAATACTTTTTATTATCCTGGAAATAAATCCCTGTACTTTCGTAAATATACTTTCGCCAGGTTTCAAAAGATTTTATTGAAAGACTAACTTTTGTAGGAGTAAGTAACATCGCTGGCTGAGCTGTTGAAAATCCCCTTTGCGTATACTCTTGCATTTTTTTCTACTAGTTTGTTAAGTATTGTTTTCTCAATGACATTTCTTTAGCTTTTTCACTAACCATCTCTTCAGGATCATTAGTCAACTTATAAAGTGCTTCACTTATTATCGGATTATCCAGATCAGATAGCAAATCTAACAGACATATGCGATTCCAGAAATTTTCATCATTTATCATCGAATCAATAAATAAAAGTGCAGTTTGATAATCAATTATAAATAAAAGTTCTGCTGCTGATATGCGAACAACTTCATCAGAGTTTGTAAGACTCTTTGAAAGTGACTCTGTTAATCTTTGTTTTTCAATTTGGGATAGGTTGTGCATTTCATTAGGTTCTGAGTTGAGAATATTTTGTAACAAATCTAGAACAGCCGATAAATACTTATTCCCATTATCTATAACGGTATGAAGTTTTGGAAGAATGATTTTTTTATTTTCCATAAACTTTTCGTAAAGCACTTCATTTAAATCCAAATCCAAACCATAAATGTTCAGACAAGCATATAGAATCTCAGGATCATCAAAAATGGTAACTAAGTGTGCGGCTATTATTTGATAATTTGGTTCTGAATTAATTATTGTATCCAAAACACATTTTTTGATTTTTTCATCAAATGGAACTTCAAGATCGAATTTTACTTTAAGCTTATAGATAGCTTCTAAAAGCGGCCAAACTAATGCACCGCTTAACAGATCAACTTGCGAAAGTAGGAAATAAAAAGTGCTTTCATCTCCAATTTCACCCATGCTTTCAATCATATTAAACTTTAAAAAGTCATCTTCCGCTTCAAATTTTTCAGTAATAAATTTTAACGATTGTAGAGTTCTTATTTTTCCAACTGATTCAATCACAACAGGCTTTAAAACATCAGCTTTATCATAAAAATTAATAATATGTTCTACGCCTTTTTCGCTATAAATATTTCCTAAAGCTTCTATGCAAGCAACTATTACATTTTCATTCTGGTTAACAGTAAGAATGTGAATAATCAAATCTTCGGGGGATTTATCACCAATCAATCCAAGTATATCAACTAAAAATTTAATGTCGTCATCTACTTTAATTTCTGGTAAGCGTTTGCAAATAACATCAATAGAATCCGTACCTTTTTTTAATAGAATTTCACCAGCAAGATTTCTTACAGAAATTTCTGACGAACTGATAAAATCAAATATTTCATATGGTATAGATGGGTTATTATTTTGAATAAGAAAATTTGAAGCAGCATTTTTTACTGACTTATCATCTTCCAGGATAAGCCTGATTACTGCTTTAACAACATTCTTATCAACTTCTTCAAAAGTTAAATTAAAAAGTGCCTCAGTTTTTAAAGAAGGATCTTCAGAGTTGAGCATTTCTAAAACGTTTTGTTCGAAATTATTTTCTGTATTCATTTTGTTTTACGATTAGTTTGTTATTATCAAATTAACTTCTGCAATTTTTTCAATAATGATGCCGTTCAAATTCTATCGTTTTCTGCATTATATACAGATAATTGCAAAATTACTGTTGAATATTAGCCAACTGATATTGGCTGTGCAGAACAATCGCATTTAGTGAAATATCTCTTCACTATTAACATATTCATCCTCAAAGGTATTTTTATGTTCAATATTTTGATAGGAAGACTTATCAACCTTAAAATGAGATATTAATTTTTGAAGATTCTCTGTTAACTGATTCAGATCTTCTGCAGCGTGAGCAATTTGTCTAACTCCAGTAGCACTTTGCTGAGTAACATTTGTAATAAGTTCGATGTTTAGAGTAATCTGCTGAGATGCACTTGATTGTTCTTCACTTGCCGCAGCAACCTGTGTAACAATATCAACAACTTTTTCTGCACCAGTTATAATTTCGCTTAAAGAATTGCCGGCTTTTTCTGCAAGAAGTTTTCCGTTTTCAACCTCTTTTGTTCCCTGCTGCATCGATTTGACAGCGCCTTCAGTGTCTTTTTGGATATGTTTTATCATAATAGCAATTTCTTGTGTTGCTTTTGAAGTTCTTTCTGCAAGTTTTCTTACTTCATCAGCAACAACCGCAAAACCTCTGCCCTGTTCACCAGCACGAGCAGCTTCAATTGCCGCATTGAGTGCAAGTAGATTTGTTTGGTCTGCAATGTCATCTATCACCTGAACAATTTCACCAATTTCATTACTGCTCTTGCCAAGGTCCTGAACAGTAGCTGCACTTTTCTTTACAACATCCGAAATCCTTATCATACCTTCCATAGTTTCTCTAACCACTTTACCGCCTTCAACAGCAACGCTGCCAGCATTTTTACTTGCTTCTGCGGCGGATGTTGTGTTTTTAGTGGTTTCAAAAATTGTTTTTGTCATTTGTTCAATTGCACTTGCAACTTCAGAAGCTTGCGCACTTTGTTCATTTGCACCTGCTGCCATTTCTTCTGTACTGGAACTAATTTCTACAGCGGCTTTTGCAGCAGCTGAAACTGCGTTCGAAACTTCGTTTATAGTTTTTCCAAGTGAATTAGATACATAATTAATTGAATTCTTAATTCTTTCATGATCACCTGCATATTCTTTTGTAATTTTAACAGTAAAATCACCTGCTGCAACTTTTTCTAAAGTTTCAATCGCTTCTCCGATGGGTTCATAAACTGCATCAAGAGTATCATTCATTCCTTCAATGATTGTTTTATATCCGCCGCTAAAAACTTTTGTATTACCGCGAGCACCACTGTTGCCTTTTATGGATGCAGTAGTTAAAAATTTAATCTCTAATACAAGTTTGTTAAGATTATCAATCATTTTTTCAAAGCTTTTCGAAAGATGATCATTTTCGGATAATGTATTAATTTTCAGCTCAAGATCACCGGAGGCTATTTTTTCTGCTGCTTCTATTTTTTCTAATTGAGAATCTCTAAGTTTGTTTAACATTGCAGCCATCTGTCCAAATTCATCATTATTTTTGCAATGCATTTTTTCTTCAAAATTTCCTAATGAAAACTGTTGCAGCAATTTTTTAAACATTGCAATCGGTTTGGTAAGGGCAGGTATTAGTTTGAAGAAAGTAAATAAGAATGCTAATGACCCAATAATCATTCCAATTACAATCATTAAGATGGTTTTAGACATAATCGAGCTTACTTCAGATTCTAACCCGGCTTTGCGATTATTAATGGTTGACATTATATCAGACATCTCATTTTCAAACTTTTTTCTTAAATCTTCCCCAGATGTTGTAGCGATATAAGAAGCCATCTCAAAATCTTTCATAGCTGCAGCACTTAAAGTTCCATCAACAACGGATCCAAAATATTCATTAAATATTTTATTAAACTTTTCTGAATGTTCCTGGAAAATATCTGCTAAAGATGAATCTTTAATTGAAGCCATAACCTCAATAATTTTGGATTTGTGTTTATCAACGGCTTCAAAGTTTTTATCGAATTCATTCTCAAAACCAGGTATAGAAAATTTGAGCAGATAAAATTGTAAGCTTTGAAATTCACTTTGAACATCTGTTAAATGCTCTCTTGATACGATAATTTTTTTATTAAGCGTTTCATTTATTCTAGAAAATTGGAAAAAATGATAAAGATCATTTACAACCATTACTGTAGAAATAGCAGCAATTACAAAAAATGCTATTTGTATTTTAGTTTTAAATGAAAAGTTTTTTAGGTTCAACATAATTTACCCGACGTTTAATTATTTACTTTATCTTAAAAAGTACTGAAACCGTAGTTTTTACTTTTACTTGCTTTCCTTCGTGCTGACCAGGTTTGAATTTTGACGCATTTAGAACGCGAACAACTTCTTCATCGCAACCCGCACCAAGACCTTTAATAATCTTTACTTTATCTACATTGCCTTTTTCATCAACATAAGCCATTGCATAAACTTTACCTTCTATATTTGTTTGTTTGGCCATAGGCGGATATTTAATTTTTTTGGATAGTTCCGCCATTCCGCCGTCTAATTCGGGCATAGTGGTTGCAAACGCAAGATATTGTTCTTCATCTGATGGAGTGCTTTGTGAAAAACTAACTTTACTTAAAAGTAAAATCAATAATAAGGTGTACAAATAGCCAAGATATTTTTTAATTTTCATGATAATCCTATTTCAGTTAATCTTTTAATTTCCTCTACTATTATCGAAAATTGTTTGTATTTGTTAAGGAATAAGTGGGATATATCTGAGATTAATACTGATAGAATGGAATGAATTGATTCAAAAATGAACTACTGATGAAATTCACTATATTTTTAAGGTATTTTCTATCTAGTATAAGAACAAATAAACAACCCCATCGGGGGTTATAATTTTTAATAATATTAAGTTATTAATTTGACTAAAAGATTGAAGTCAGAAAAATTAAAGTGTTTCTAATATTCGCAACCTAATACTATAAATATTTTTCAATATCATGTGGGAACTAAGAATTAAAGTTTTTAACCTAAAACTTTATTAAGCAGGTCTTTCAGTTCTTTGGAAGTAAATGGTTTTGAAATGTAATGTGTAAATCCTTTGGCTAAAAACTCCTCTTTATCCGATTGAGCGGCATAGGCCGTGACAGCAACAATTGGAGTTGTTTTATAAATATCTATTTGTCTTATTTTTTGCATTAGTTCAACTCCATCCATTCCTTTGCCAAGATTTATATCCAGCATCAGAATATCATATTCTGTTGAGTTAATTTGTTCTAAAGCAGCTTTGGCACTAAATGCAGTTTTAACATCGTACAATGATTTTAATACAATAGAGATATAATTCAATGCAATAGTATCATCTTCAACATAAAGTATTTTGGATTTTTTGTTTTGGGGTTTCTTAGAGCTTGGTTTTATTGTATCAGAACTTATAATAATATGCTCATTTATTTTTAGATCAACTTCATTCATTGGAAGTTTGATAGTGAAAGAAGAACCAACATTTTCATCACTTTCAAGCGATATCTTTCCACCAAGCATTTCAACATATTTTTTTGTGATAGTTAGACCAAGTCCTGATCCTTCAAATGAGCGATTCAACCCTTCACTTGCCTGGCGGAACTCATACCACACAACACTTTGCTTATCTTTTGGAATTCCGATTCCTGTATCCTCAACTTTAATTATTAGATTTTTCTGATTGTCGATTAAATCTGTGTTTGCAATAAGTTTAATTGTTCCATTCTCTGTAAACTTAACAGCATTACTCACAAGATTATTCAAAATTTCTTCCAAGAGTCTTTGATCGGATTTAACAATAAGATTTTGATCTTCAGTTACGATGGTTATAATAGTGTTTTTAAGTTTTGCAGAACTAGAGTACAGTAACCCAGTGCTTTTAAGTAATTGGGTAACATTAAACTCTTTATAAATTAAATCAATTTTATCAAACTCTAATCTTGTAACATTTAATATTTTGTTTAACGTATCGGTTAATCTTTTAGAAGAT
Above is a genomic segment from Ignavibacteriales bacterium containing:
- a CDS encoding response regulator is translated as MKKVILVADDSPTIRKFVSISLKVKGYEIIQVADGMQALEVLPSEQVDLVITDLNMPNIDGFELIRAIRSNEDYQEIPIIILSSLSANEDIEKGIQCGADAYLLKPFDSKRVLYEVSKFLN
- the flgC gene encoding flagellar basal body rod protein FlgC: MKIGDNFLGFGISGKGLSIQRKKMNLIAENLANGNTVRTEDGKPINRKILTVKQNDIPFNDTFNDMKSTIKLSSTNSNHITAPSTFEINSPQKNGLEFDIKDDSTQGDIVYMPEHPDANQDGYVQLSNINTITEMIDMIAATRSYEANLTAFNSSKQMAKDSLEI
- a CDS encoding HEAT repeat domain-containing protein, with amino-acid sequence MNTENNFEQNVLEMLNSEDPSLKTEALFNLTFEEVDKNVVKAVIRLILEDDKSVKNAASNFLIQNNNPSIPYEIFDFISSSEISVRNLAGEILLKKGTDSIDVICKRLPEIKVDDDIKFLVDILGLIGDKSPEDLIIHILTVNQNENVIVACIEALGNIYSEKGVEHIINFYDKADVLKPVVIESVGKIRTLQSLKFITEKFEAEDDFLKFNMIESMGEIGDESTFYFLLSQVDLLSGALVWPLLEAIYKLKVKFDLEVPFDEKIKKCVLDTIINSEPNYQIIAAHLVTIFDDPEILYACLNIYGLDLDLNEVLYEKFMENKKIILPKLHTVIDNGNKYLSAVLDLLQNILNSEPNEMHNLSQIEKQRLTESLSKSLTNSDEVVRISAAELLFIIDYQTALLFIDSMINDENFWNRICLLDLLSDLDNPIISEALYKLTNDPEEMVSEKAKEMSLRKQYLTN
- the flgB gene encoding flagellar basal body rod protein FlgB, which gives rise to MQSSGIKSLEKFIDYCSTKNKVISKNIANIGTENYKRQDVDFKSILSENMGQMRATNPKHLRLNQNSKPKFEISKDNSLDNVSGINNVDIDREMSELAANSIQFRFASRKIGDYYRGLQNVIKGGGKF
- a CDS encoding chemotaxis response regulator protein-glutamate methylesterase; translated protein: MARKIKAVVVDDSAFMRKSLSIMLESTGEIEVVATARDGIEGVEMVKSKMPDIVTMDIEMPRMDGLTALQKIMKEHPTPVLMVSSLTTEGAKDTLKALEYGAVDFIPKELSFVNVNIIKIKEDLVAKVKAIVSQRSLSLRLQRIQNLNFNRNASATAASKQDHSNKSIPQIGYRAIALGVSTGGPMSLQKVIPNLSKKLSIPMFVVQHMPPKFTKSLAERLNGLSEVEVKEAEDREIVRGGVVYIAPGGFHMTVDKTGNNHSMISISDTPSDTLHRPSVDVMMNSVIKVYSKYALGVIMTGMGRDGADAIKELKMKGGYSIAQDEDSCVVYGMPKAVVDAGYADLILPLESIANAINKACAI
- a CDS encoding chemotaxis protein CheA, which translates into the protein MLIDPDMKEIVESFIIETKEILEKLDVDLVEMEKRPDDNELLNCVFRHFHTIKGTSSFLGLDKLTGVTHKGEDILNKLRKLEVSLNATIMDALLLAYDKMKSLLYSIEEFQNEDIDVDDTIKELTDLISVLENGGVADVKKKSAKKSRKKSAKTELKNGINEIATEVVLDELNTEKNVEESDDDDDHELQQVEIKSVSPDKSKQDTSKKIENSIRVDVERLDELLNIVSELVLGRNRLAQVNSEFALENEGTKFSRDLFDVTKQIDLMTNELQLVVMKTRMIRIGKVFNKFPRLVRDLSRDAKKQIDIVIKGEETELDKTLIEEINDPLVHLVRNSVDHGIESPETRKANGKNPIGTLTLSAEHEGNNIIITIEDDGKGIDPEVIKAKVVQKGLISADRAKELTRQEILNLIFLPGFSTAEVVTNISGRGVGMDVVKTNVTKLRGIINIESNVGVGTKIIIKLPLTLAIISGMIVKVKDQSIVIPLNTVLEVLRVHRENIYSVNQKPVIKMRDSILPLVSVEEVLFGFEEKDENRIWQYVVVVGIAEKRYGIKVDSLIGQKEVVIKSLGNYFGKVQGIAGSTIMGDGSVVMIVDVNELLHIAEK
- the fliE gene encoding flagellar hook-basal body complex protein FliE, giving the protein MAIESISGNLPSLLIKQDLKKAPGAEFGNLLTDFIGDVNKAQIDASKSAQSFINGDSIEIHDVMIAGEKAKTSLELLMEIRNKTVDMYRELTRMSV
- a CDS encoding response regulator, which codes for MGLKFLIVDDSQTMRRIVANSLKNLGYEDFAEACDGKDALLKLAADDTLNFVITDWNMPVLSGLELIKAIRSDEKMGKIPVLMVTTRGVKDDIIEALKAKVNNYVVKPFTPAILREKIDQILASNVGAN